In Candidatus Methanomethylophilus alvi Mx1201, a genomic segment contains:
- a CDS encoding phosphoadenosine phosphosulfate reductase domain-containing protein, protein MAMTKLGKNHLRWCPKCNLPIMESKTCPVCGTDTYVTELTPPADSRPAFDHDIDRVRAMADGCFGEGCGMALIPEGHLAVMNKAPAIDRMEEVLADGTVVATLRYDLGVGWRFIIRMQGAMRIAGTMTKGWVVIEDEAVPFIQQNRNLMAPGVVDADPGIEEDDEVIMVTADRTVIGTGVAKMTGTEMKESDHGISVKTRWHKPEAMVSSNLAHSWDDAVEANRGIIEKRRDEAIDFIRKTMEQYPLPTVVSFSGGKDSLATMLLTMDAGLDIRPMFVNTGLELDETVEYVHEFAKRHGLALIEQEPPKDAFFGNLVYFGPPAKDYRWCCKTNKLGPTVSLITKNFPDGVLSFIGQRKYESEARNAKPRVWKNPWTPGQIGASPIQNWMAMHVWLYIFYKKEPYNTWYAHGLDRIGCFMCPASDMADIDTVSRASSRYPEWDRYLTEYSRKAGLPEEWKKYGLWRWKSAPQSVKDEIKRVTGKEVPPMKVKKEEYDDDGPVAIKVQDGYSPCTLGYSIEAALSRPIDLKKLEPFAHALGWVVQFNEAEDSLTANYVTFYGAGSIVSKAFVENDARNQMDHASQLIARAFNCVGCGLCAARCDSHALYMEDGKVRIHEDECIFCMHCYGPCPAVNFAPAAKEKEEGFED, encoded by the coding sequence ATGGCCATGACCAAGCTGGGCAAGAACCACCTCAGGTGGTGCCCCAAATGCAACCTCCCAATTATGGAATCGAAGACATGCCCCGTCTGCGGCACGGACACATACGTGACCGAGCTCACGCCGCCGGCGGACTCCCGTCCCGCGTTCGACCACGACATCGACCGCGTGAGGGCGATGGCCGACGGATGCTTCGGGGAAGGCTGCGGCATGGCATTGATACCCGAGGGACACCTGGCGGTCATGAACAAGGCCCCTGCCATAGACAGGATGGAGGAGGTCCTCGCCGACGGGACCGTGGTCGCCACCCTCAGATACGACCTCGGCGTCGGATGGAGGTTCATCATCCGCATGCAGGGGGCCATGAGGATAGCCGGGACCATGACCAAAGGCTGGGTCGTGATAGAGGACGAGGCCGTCCCGTTCATCCAGCAGAACAGGAACCTCATGGCCCCCGGAGTGGTGGACGCCGACCCCGGGATCGAAGAGGACGACGAGGTCATAATGGTCACCGCGGACAGGACCGTCATCGGTACGGGGGTGGCCAAGATGACGGGTACAGAGATGAAGGAGTCGGACCACGGGATATCCGTGAAGACCAGGTGGCACAAGCCCGAGGCCATGGTATCATCGAATCTGGCACATTCCTGGGACGATGCGGTGGAGGCCAACCGCGGGATCATCGAGAAGAGGAGGGACGAGGCCATAGACTTCATAAGGAAGACCATGGAGCAGTACCCCCTCCCCACGGTGGTCTCCTTCTCCGGAGGGAAGGACTCCCTCGCCACGATGCTCCTCACCATGGATGCGGGACTGGACATCAGACCCATGTTCGTGAACACCGGACTGGAGCTCGACGAGACCGTCGAATACGTCCACGAATTCGCGAAAAGACATGGTCTGGCACTCATAGAGCAGGAACCTCCCAAGGACGCCTTCTTCGGGAACCTGGTCTACTTCGGTCCGCCCGCCAAGGACTACAGGTGGTGCTGCAAGACGAACAAACTCGGTCCCACCGTGAGCCTCATCACCAAGAATTTCCCGGATGGGGTCCTCTCTTTCATCGGTCAGAGGAAGTACGAGTCGGAGGCCAGGAACGCCAAGCCCAGGGTGTGGAAGAACCCCTGGACCCCCGGACAGATCGGAGCCTCCCCCATCCAGAACTGGATGGCCATGCACGTCTGGCTCTATATCTTCTACAAGAAGGAGCCTTACAACACGTGGTACGCCCACGGCCTGGACAGGATAGGGTGCTTCATGTGTCCGGCCTCCGACATGGCCGACATCGACACGGTGTCCCGTGCCAGTTCCAGATACCCGGAGTGGGACAGATACCTGACGGAATACTCCCGGAAGGCGGGACTCCCCGAGGAATGGAAGAAATACGGCCTGTGGAGATGGAAGTCCGCCCCCCAGTCCGTGAAGGACGAGATCAAGAGGGTCACGGGGAAGGAGGTGCCCCCGATGAAGGTGAAGAAAGAGGAGTACGATGACGACGGCCCGGTCGCCATAAAGGTGCAGGACGGATACTCCCCCTGCACACTGGGATACAGTATAGAGGCCGCACTCTCGAGGCCCATAGACCTGAAGAAGCTGGAGCCTTTCGCCCATGCCCTCGGCTGGGTCGTGCAGTTTAACGAGGCGGAGGACAGCCTCACCGCCAACTACGTCACGTTCTACGGCGCGGGTTCTATCGTGAGCAAGGCGTTCGTGGAGAACGACGCAAGGAACCAGATGGACCATGCGTCACAGCTGATCGCCAGGGCATTCAACTGCGTCGGCTGTGGCCTCTGCGCCGCCAGATGCGATTCCCACGCCCTCTACATGGAGGACGGCAAGGTCCGCATCCACGAGGACGAGTGCATATTCTGCATGCACTGCTACGGTCCCTGCCCCGCCGTCAACTTCGCCCCGGCGGCGAAGGAGAAGGAAGAGGGGTTCGAGGACTGA
- a CDS encoding InlB B-repeat-containing protein translates to MSRTGSAYRRSGYAKKMAAIAVALMSVAVIWTVLSEESEATGDDYTRYYYDQLDQIGKAVYDKALTLEPGESSFDITLNMDWFDDDSVTNVKHTLDSTLSEIRMALVSEKPELYWMGTGLKYIVTGGTITYSFPTAFSTNSEEKAAFDQAVENFHIDNTNRYTAVKSIHDGLASTLTYSSTDNEENSSVIRSAYTALAGDRNVVCEGYAKSFKLLCDRYGIPCITVTGEAKGSSSDTPEGHMWNYVMMDDGKWYLVDCTWDDQTTTVYNYMLAGSNTMGMLTSSGPAITVGESHDPSTVSDMFSIPTLASDTYSPPSYTVSFETNGGDAIQPVMKNEDDVIILEEPSWSGHAFKGWYTDPGFGGTKYAAGAEYTVTGDVTFYAQWVDVYNIYFKADGRTVKTIQFESVTDTVTEPAVPPKAGYTGVWEAYTLILDNVTVNAVYTPITYTAAFVIDGVTVSTVEFTVEDKSLPEPEIPPKEGYKASWEKYRIGPNDLTIHAVYTEEGVVDKVLGYVEDMDPKILGAVGIVIILAIIGLAVRHRH, encoded by the coding sequence ATGTCCCGTACAGGCTCCGCATACCGCCGTTCCGGCTATGCGAAAAAAATGGCCGCCATAGCGGTCGCCCTGATGTCCGTCGCCGTCATATGGACCGTCCTCTCCGAGGAATCCGAGGCCACCGGCGACGATTATACAAGATACTACTACGACCAATTGGATCAGATAGGAAAGGCCGTCTACGACAAGGCCCTGACGTTGGAACCGGGAGAATCGTCTTTCGACATAACATTGAACATGGACTGGTTCGATGATGATTCCGTAACGAATGTAAAACACACCCTTGATTCAACCCTGTCCGAAATCCGCATGGCTCTCGTCTCGGAAAAGCCCGAACTGTATTGGATGGGCACGGGACTGAAATACATCGTCACAGGCGGGACCATCACTTATTCCTTCCCTACCGCATTCTCCACCAACAGTGAGGAGAAGGCCGCCTTCGACCAAGCTGTTGAAAACTTCCATATAGACAATACCAACAGGTACACGGCGGTCAAGTCTATACATGACGGGCTCGCCTCCACCCTGACTTATTCCAGTACGGACAACGAGGAGAATTCATCCGTCATACGCTCCGCCTATACCGCATTGGCCGGAGACCGCAATGTAGTATGCGAAGGATACGCCAAGAGTTTCAAGCTCCTATGCGACCGTTACGGCATCCCCTGCATAACCGTCACCGGAGAAGCCAAAGGATCTTCCAGCGACACCCCGGAAGGCCATATGTGGAACTATGTGATGATGGATGACGGGAAGTGGTACCTGGTGGACTGCACATGGGACGACCAGACGACCACCGTCTACAACTATATGCTCGCAGGATCGAATACGATGGGGATGCTGACCTCGTCGGGACCCGCAATAACCGTGGGGGAATCGCATGACCCGTCCACTGTCAGCGACATGTTCTCCATCCCGACCCTCGCCTCCGATACGTATTCTCCCCCTTCGTACACCGTGTCGTTCGAGACCAACGGAGGAGATGCGATCCAACCGGTCATGAAGAACGAGGACGACGTCATCATCCTCGAGGAACCCTCCTGGAGCGGCCATGCGTTCAAGGGATGGTACACCGACCCCGGATTCGGAGGTACGAAATACGCTGCCGGAGCGGAATACACCGTGACCGGGGATGTGACGTTCTATGCCCAATGGGTCGACGTGTACAACATCTACTTCAAGGCCGACGGAAGGACCGTCAAAACCATCCAGTTCGAATCGGTGACCGATACCGTGACGGAGCCCGCCGTGCCCCCGAAGGCCGGATACACCGGGGTCTGGGAGGCCTACACCCTGATCCTGGACAACGTCACGGTGAACGCGGTCTACACCCCGATAACCTATACCGCCGCCTTCGTCATCGACGGCGTCACCGTATCGACCGTGGAGTTCACGGTGGAGGACAAGTCCCTCCCCGAACCGGAGATACCTCCCAAGGAGGGATACAAAGCCTCGTGGGAGAAGTACAGGATCGGTCCGAACGACCTCACGATACACGCGGTGTACACGGAGGAGGGGGTCGTCGACAAGGTCCTCGGATACGTCGAGGACATGGACCCCAAGATCCTCGGGGCCGTCGGGATCGTCATCATCCTGGCGATAATCGGCCTCGCCGTCAGGCACAGACACTGA
- the epsC gene encoding serine O-acetyltransferase EpsC: MDYYPGDLKAVMDRDPAIIDEEDAKKYHTGFRAVCMYRKSHELWLAGKLEEARALNFQAHEETGCDIHPGATIGERFFIDHATGVVIGETTIIGDDVTLYQGVTLGGVSFNKEKRHPTLGNRIVVGAGAIVLGNITIGDDVRIGAGSVVVKEVPPNCTVVGVPGRIVSRNGVRVDMKDVLEHNHLPDVVEDRMDRMEVEIEQLRTLTESLKKNKEA; encoded by the coding sequence ATGGACTACTATCCCGGAGACCTCAAGGCGGTCATGGACCGCGACCCCGCAATAATTGACGAGGAAGACGCCAAGAAATACCACACCGGATTCCGTGCGGTATGCATGTACAGGAAGAGCCACGAGCTCTGGCTGGCCGGCAAACTGGAGGAGGCGAGGGCGCTGAACTTCCAGGCACACGAGGAGACCGGATGCGACATCCACCCCGGAGCCACCATCGGGGAGAGGTTCTTCATCGACCACGCCACCGGCGTGGTCATCGGGGAGACCACAATCATAGGGGACGACGTCACCCTGTACCAGGGGGTCACACTCGGCGGAGTGTCCTTCAACAAGGAGAAAAGGCACCCCACCCTCGGCAACCGCATAGTGGTGGGGGCGGGGGCCATCGTGCTCGGTAACATCACCATCGGCGACGACGTGAGGATAGGTGCCGGCTCCGTGGTGGTGAAGGAGGTGCCCCCGAACTGCACAGTGGTCGGGGTCCCAGGGAGGATCGTGAGCAGGAACGGGGTCCGCGTCGACATGAAGGACGTCCTGGAACACAACCATCTTCCCGACGTGGTCGAAGACCGCATGGACAGGATGGAGGTGGAGATAGAACAGCTCCGCACCCTCACCGAGTCCCTGAAGAAGAACAAGGAGGCCTGA
- the cysS gene encoding cysteine--tRNA ligase — translation MSLMIHNNLTNRKEEFVPIEPGKVKMYVCGVTVYDDIHMGHARSIIVFDVVNRYLRYLGYDVTFVTNFTDVDDKIINRANERGIEALDLSAEYIKKYFEDIEKLGVRRADIYPQASTSMPYIIDMVKEIVDRGYGYPTKDGSVYFRVKKIPDYGILSNRSIEEMRSSGRLEPNEDKEDPMDFAVWKGAKPGEVSWDSPWGKGRPGWHIECSAMIRHYLGDEIDIHGGGNDLIFPHHENEILQTEACTGSHLAHYWMHNGMLETKGSDGKTVKMSKSLKNFFKVDDVAKKFDKYTIRFYYLNTHYSSPLAYGEENMLEAQAALKRLWNNYRDLQACARDGPSGSPDNAAQAICKAREGFTSSMDDDFNTRAAIESLFDLARTTNKMLADKTITKEGAETVLGFLDEIDDVLGIFPEKEKDDGSFADVMGILVDLRKELRKRKQYDLADMIRDRLSEAGYAIEDSADGAKWKKI, via the coding sequence ATGAGCCTGATGATCCACAACAACCTTACCAACAGGAAAGAGGAGTTCGTACCGATAGAGCCCGGAAAAGTCAAGATGTACGTCTGCGGGGTCACCGTCTACGACGACATCCACATGGGACACGCCAGGAGCATCATCGTGTTCGATGTGGTGAACAGGTACCTCCGCTACCTCGGCTACGACGTGACGTTCGTCACCAACTTCACCGACGTGGACGACAAGATCATAAACCGCGCCAACGAAAGGGGGATCGAGGCCCTCGACCTGAGCGCGGAATACATCAAGAAGTACTTCGAGGACATCGAGAAACTGGGCGTCCGCCGTGCGGACATCTACCCCCAGGCGAGCACCAGCATGCCGTACATCATCGACATGGTCAAGGAGATAGTGGACAGGGGCTACGGCTATCCGACCAAGGACGGCAGCGTGTACTTCAGGGTCAAGAAGATCCCCGACTACGGGATACTCTCCAACAGGTCCATCGAAGAGATGAGGTCCTCCGGAAGGCTGGAACCCAACGAGGACAAGGAGGACCCCATGGACTTCGCCGTATGGAAAGGCGCCAAGCCCGGAGAGGTCTCCTGGGATTCCCCCTGGGGCAAGGGAAGACCCGGCTGGCACATCGAGTGCTCGGCCATGATCAGGCACTATCTCGGGGACGAGATCGACATCCACGGGGGAGGCAACGACCTCATCTTCCCGCACCATGAGAACGAGATTCTGCAGACCGAGGCATGTACCGGGTCCCATCTGGCACACTATTGGATGCACAACGGGATGCTGGAGACCAAAGGGTCCGACGGCAAGACCGTCAAGATGTCCAAATCCCTGAAGAACTTCTTCAAGGTGGACGATGTGGCCAAGAAGTTCGACAAGTACACCATCCGCTTCTACTACCTCAACACCCACTACAGCAGCCCGCTCGCCTACGGGGAGGAGAACATGCTTGAGGCACAGGCCGCCCTCAAGAGGCTCTGGAACAACTACCGCGACCTCCAGGCATGCGCACGCGACGGACCTTCCGGAAGCCCGGACAACGCGGCACAGGCCATCTGCAAGGCGAGGGAGGGATTCACATCGTCCATGGACGACGACTTCAACACACGTGCCGCCATAGAGTCCCTGTTCGACCTTGCACGCACCACCAACAAGATGCTGGCGGACAAGACGATAACGAAAGAGGGGGCCGAGACCGTCCTCGGATTCCTCGACGAGATCGACGACGTTCTGGGTATCTTCCCGGAGAAGGAGAAGGACGACGGATCCTTCGCCGACGTCATGGGGATACTTGTAGACCTGAGGAAAGAACTCAGGAAACGCAAACAATACGACCTGGCGGACATGATCCGCGACCGCCTTTCCGAAGCGGGATATGCGATAGAAGATTCGGCAGATGGGGCTAAATGGAAGAAGATCTGA
- a CDS encoding radical SAM protein, translated as MEEDLIFKKATLALGGGIKLPEGFEIPVRVSHSTSGPGAGGDSVAFSFHGMRVKKSVSYDRGEFELHERDDGSLYLTHQGEPFIDEIRFDPVVYHCPEQAFFTLDPRCSFGCAFCASPRLPAADYKGLTDEDIAKKCLDAYNEMHVVAVSLTSGVMDNDVDRTADRFISCIKAVKKVLPDIRIGIEPYAGSESQIKAFKDAGADEIKLNIQAATPEIFAKVCPDLDRENILRCLGHAVRYFGKGHVTSNIIYGMGETHEDLEKCMCQLCEIGVIPTVRSLRHNKYNGESLKKAIGEPAPVTPEEMVEVARIHKDVLSRYGMDTRTCKTMCLECGCCDLVPFRDL; from the coding sequence ATGGAAGAAGATCTGATCTTTAAGAAGGCCACGCTGGCACTCGGCGGAGGCATAAAGCTGCCAGAGGGATTCGAGATACCCGTCAGGGTGTCCCATTCCACTTCAGGGCCGGGAGCGGGAGGCGACTCCGTCGCCTTCTCCTTCCACGGAATGCGTGTGAAGAAGAGCGTCTCCTATGATAGAGGGGAGTTCGAACTCCATGAGAGGGATGACGGAAGCCTCTATCTCACGCATCAAGGGGAACCGTTCATCGACGAGATAAGGTTCGATCCGGTCGTATACCACTGTCCGGAGCAGGCGTTCTTCACATTGGATCCCAGATGCTCCTTCGGATGTGCGTTCTGCGCATCCCCCAGACTCCCGGCCGCCGACTACAAGGGCCTGACCGACGAGGATATCGCGAAGAAATGCCTCGACGCGTACAACGAGATGCATGTGGTGGCCGTATCCCTGACCAGCGGCGTCATGGACAACGACGTCGACCGCACGGCCGACAGATTCATCTCATGCATAAAGGCGGTGAAGAAGGTCCTCCCCGACATAAGGATCGGGATCGAACCGTATGCCGGCAGCGAATCCCAGATCAAAGCGTTCAAGGATGCGGGGGCCGACGAGATAAAGCTGAACATACAGGCGGCCACCCCGGAGATATTCGCTAAAGTGTGCCCCGACCTCGACAGGGAGAACATCCTGAGATGTCTGGGTCATGCGGTCCGGTACTTCGGGAAGGGTCATGTCACCTCCAACATAATCTACGGTATGGGGGAAACCCACGAAGACCTGGAAAAATGCATGTGCCAGCTGTGCGAGATCGGTGTCATCCCCACGGTCCGTTCCCTCAGACACAACAAGTACAACGGCGAATCCCTGAAGAAGGCCATAGGGGAACCTGCGCCCGTGACCCCGGAGGAGATGGTGGAGGTCGCCAGGATACACAAGGACGTCCTCTCCAGATACGGCATGGACACACGTACGTGCAAGACCATGTGCCTCGAATGCGGATGCTGCGACCTGGTACCTTTCAGAGACCTCTGA
- a CDS encoding TIGR00269 family protein gives MKCDLCGNDAVTFVRYNGTHLCSEHFIDYVERRVKKEIRKEISLYKGDTVGVAVSGGKDSMVTLSILHSLFNERNGIRLVCISIDEGIDGYRPPSLDIVRRFCSEESIEYRERSFSELGLSMDEVAPVSGSSSPCTYCGVFRRKLMNDEARKVGAKYLATGHNLDDIAQSVMMNIVRGDIERLARLGPHTNIRPGLIPRFYPLRLIPEKESLLYSIVKDIPHWDGECPYWQAALRNEYRDLVDGLEDRSPGSKFSIVSSYDKLKPMLTQTYSPVTELKFCSCGEPCNGSRCKACEYEDYLIKRIRGL, from the coding sequence ATGAAATGCGACCTATGCGGGAACGATGCCGTCACCTTCGTGAGATACAACGGGACCCATCTGTGCTCCGAACATTTCATAGATTATGTGGAGAGGAGGGTCAAAAAGGAGATCCGCAAGGAGATCTCGCTTTACAAAGGGGACACCGTCGGGGTGGCGGTCTCCGGAGGGAAGGACAGTATGGTGACCCTCAGCATCCTCCACTCCCTTTTCAACGAGAGGAACGGGATACGTCTCGTATGCATCTCGATAGACGAGGGTATCGACGGGTATCGCCCTCCGAGTCTGGATATCGTGAGGAGGTTCTGCTCGGAGGAGTCCATAGAGTACAGGGAGCGTTCCTTCTCCGAGCTGGGTCTTTCCATGGACGAGGTCGCCCCCGTGTCGGGGAGCAGCAGCCCCTGTACCTACTGCGGGGTCTTCCGCCGCAAGCTGATGAACGACGAGGCCCGCAAGGTAGGGGCCAAGTATCTGGCCACGGGACACAATCTGGATGATATAGCGCAATCGGTCATGATGAACATCGTGAGGGGAGACATAGAACGCCTGGCACGTCTGGGCCCCCATACGAATATCAGGCCCGGTCTGATCCCCCGTTTCTACCCGCTCAGACTGATCCCGGAGAAGGAGTCCTTGTTGTACTCCATCGTCAAGGACATCCCCCATTGGGACGGGGAGTGTCCTTACTGGCAGGCGGCCCTGAGGAACGAGTACCGTGACCTGGTGGACGGTCTGGAGGACAGGTCTCCCGGATCCAAGTTCAGCATAGTGTCGTCATACGATAAACTGAAGCCTATGCTGACACAGACCTACTCCCCCGTGACCGAACTGAAGTTCTGTTCCTGCGGGGAGCCTTGCAACGGATCGCGCTGCAAGGCATGTGAATACGAGGATTATCTGATCAAGAGGATCAGAGGTCTCTGA
- a CDS encoding Cdc6/Cdc18 family protein codes for MFDRRSIIIKDGTKLNFDYVPDTIVCRQEQQKELENFFAPMVNYGNPSSAFLTGGVGTGKTVTAKRFCADMQRYLQQKGGMMTTVYVNCRIKNSEYATVLEILRSYDPMFPGRGFSIEQMMVSIRKHIEKDACPVVIILDEVDVLLGNNGKDIIYQLSRYSEETKGKAPISLIMISQTSIAEHLDEASMSSFRRGNKVTFSRYSRDELKEIIVTRAEMALVPGALPEECADMLADIAAEMGDARYAIESLEKAAVKAEADGDDTIVPDGVRTAGSSVYSDVSENKLKQLDMSRKVTLLAIARCMKDKASVSSTAAEKTYHVVCEEYEVPARKHTQFATYIQDLEKNGLIKTETRREEEGGRALYIYIMNIPPKELAKKLEYIMETDAVEEGSE; via the coding sequence ATGTTCGACCGCCGTTCCATCATCATAAAGGACGGTACGAAGCTCAACTTCGACTACGTCCCCGACACCATAGTATGCAGGCAGGAGCAGCAGAAGGAGCTGGAGAACTTCTTCGCCCCCATGGTGAACTACGGCAACCCCTCGTCCGCCTTCCTGACCGGAGGCGTAGGTACGGGGAAGACCGTCACCGCCAAACGCTTCTGTGCCGACATGCAGAGATATCTGCAGCAGAAGGGCGGGATGATGACGACGGTGTACGTCAACTGCAGGATAAAGAACAGCGAGTACGCGACGGTCCTGGAGATCCTCCGGAGCTACGACCCCATGTTCCCGGGCAGGGGGTTCTCCATCGAGCAGATGATGGTATCCATCAGGAAGCATATCGAGAAGGACGCATGTCCCGTGGTGATAATCCTCGACGAGGTGGACGTCCTCCTGGGAAACAACGGGAAGGACATAATCTATCAGCTTTCCAGGTATTCCGAGGAGACGAAGGGTAAAGCCCCCATCTCCCTCATAATGATATCCCAGACATCGATCGCAGAGCACCTGGACGAGGCGTCCATGTCCTCCTTCAGAAGAGGAAACAAGGTCACCTTCTCCCGCTATTCCCGCGACGAGCTGAAGGAGATCATAGTGACCAGGGCCGAGATGGCGCTGGTCCCCGGGGCCCTGCCCGAGGAGTGCGCGGACATGCTGGCGGACATCGCGGCGGAGATGGGGGATGCCCGCTACGCCATCGAGTCCTTGGAGAAGGCGGCCGTCAAGGCCGAGGCCGACGGGGACGACACCATAGTCCCGGACGGGGTCAGGACGGCCGGTTCATCCGTGTACAGCGACGTCTCGGAGAACAAGCTCAAACAGTTGGACATGAGCCGCAAGGTGACCCTCCTGGCCATAGCCCGCTGCATGAAGGACAAGGCCTCCGTATCCAGTACGGCCGCGGAGAAGACCTATCACGTGGTGTGCGAGGAGTACGAGGTGCCCGCCCGCAAACATACCCAGTTCGCCACCTACATACAGGATCTGGAGAAGAACGGTCTCATAAAGACCGAGACACGCAGGGAGGAGGAGGGCGGCCGTGCCTTGTACATATACATCATGAACATTCCCCCGAAGGAGTTGGCCAAGAAACTGGAGTACATCATGGAGACGGATGCCGTGGAAGAGGGTTCCGAATGA
- a CDS encoding acetate uptake transporter, which translates to MPTRKANPAPLGLLGFGMTTVLLSLHNAGITPLDNVVLAMGAFCGGLAQLVAGIMEYRNGNTFGTVAFTMYGVFWMTFVAINTGLFGMGSEGKTVGAYCLVWGIMTLFMFLGTLKGRISSKFVFLTLTVTFFLLAAGDIGGFEVLSKAAGVVGLICGSAAIYSAAAEILEEQNGEEVLPY; encoded by the coding sequence ATGCCGACCAGGAAAGCGAACCCTGCACCTCTGGGTCTTCTGGGGTTCGGTATGACTACTGTGCTTCTGTCCCTGCACAACGCGGGAATAACCCCTTTGGACAACGTCGTCCTTGCGATGGGGGCGTTCTGCGGGGGCCTCGCCCAATTGGTGGCGGGGATCATGGAATACCGCAACGGGAACACGTTCGGTACGGTGGCGTTCACCATGTACGGCGTGTTCTGGATGACGTTCGTGGCGATCAACACCGGACTGTTCGGGATGGGTTCCGAGGGGAAGACCGTCGGAGCCTATTGTCTCGTGTGGGGGATAATGACCTTGTTCATGTTCCTCGGGACCCTGAAGGGACGCATATCCTCCAAGTTCGTGTTCCTCACTCTGACCGTGACGTTCTTCCTGCTGGCCGCCGGCGACATAGGCGGATTCGAGGTGTTGTCGAAGGCCGCAGGCGTGGTGGGTCTGATATGCGGTTCCGCCGCGATATACTCCGCGGCCGCGGAGATCCTGGAGGAGCAGAACGGGGAGGAGGTCCTCCCCTACTGA
- a CDS encoding replication factor C small subunit, producing MNEIWTEKYRPRSLDDVIGQKDVTQRLKGYVEAKNMSHLMFAGSPGTGKTTCALALARGMFGESWKGNFIELNASDDRGIDTVRGKIKDFARTAPVEGAEFKIIFLDEADALTNDAQGALRRTMEKYSRTCRFILSCNYSSKIIDPIQSRCAVFRFRPLNDDDIREFLEKIASSENLDMEEGAMDSLVYIARGDMRKAVNTLQTSASVGGTITADTVSKVSGTANEKDVLEILTTALGGDFIGSRNKLDTIMINYGLSGQDVIRQIHSAVFTLPLETRDKVRLVDKIGEIEFRLIEGSNEKIQLEALLAYLVMAGGKS from the coding sequence ATGAACGAGATTTGGACGGAGAAATACAGACCCAGGTCGCTCGACGACGTCATAGGCCAGAAGGACGTCACCCAGAGGCTGAAGGGATATGTCGAGGCGAAGAACATGTCCCATCTCATGTTCGCAGGCTCCCCGGGTACCGGGAAGACGACCTGCGCCCTCGCCTTGGCGAGAGGCATGTTCGGAGAGAGCTGGAAGGGGAACTTCATCGAGCTCAACGCCTCCGACGACAGGGGTATCGACACCGTCAGGGGGAAGATCAAGGACTTCGCGAGGACCGCCCCCGTGGAAGGAGCCGAGTTCAAGATAATCTTCCTCGACGAGGCTGACGCCCTCACCAACGACGCCCAGGGCGCGCTGAGGAGGACCATGGAGAAGTACTCCCGCACCTGCCGCTTCATCCTCTCCTGCAACTACTCGTCCAAGATCATCGACCCCATCCAATCCAGGTGCGCCGTCTTCAGGTTCCGTCCGCTGAACGACGACGACATCCGCGAGTTCCTTGAGAAGATCGCCTCGTCCGAGAACCTCGACATGGAGGAGGGTGCCATGGACTCCCTCGTGTACATAGCCAGAGGCGACATGAGGAAGGCCGTCAACACCCTGCAGACCTCCGCCTCCGTCGGAGGGACCATCACCGCGGACACCGTATCCAAGGTCTCCGGTACGGCCAACGAGAAGGACGTCCTCGAGATACTGACCACCGCCCTCGGCGGCGATTTCATAGGGTCCAGGAACAAACTCGACACTATAATGATCAACTACGGACTCTCCGGACAGGACGTCATAAGACAGATCCACTCCGCCGTGTTCACACTCCCCCTCGAGACTAGGGACAAGGTGAGGCTCGTCGACAAGATCGGGGAGATCGAGTTCCGTCTGATCGAAGGGAGCAACGAGAAGATCCAGCTGGAGGCATTGCTGGCATATCTCGTCATGGCCGGCGGGAAGAGCTGA